A region from the Mya arenaria isolate MELC-2E11 chromosome 2, ASM2691426v1 genome encodes:
- the LOC128211123 gene encoding sulfotransferase 1B1-like: MSGCVRKIANFLDRKLTDDDVIRITDHCNVNQMRENPMTNLQYIQKYSKMRDGVGAFINKGKAGVWKGVLTSEMSAKIDTMMKPLEGTGLQYDFQ, translated from the exons ATGTCAGGCTGTGTACGTAAAATCGCCAATTTCCTGGACCGGAAGCTGACAGACGATGACGTCATTCGGATCACAGATCACTGCAACGTGAACCAGATGCGAGAAAACCCGATGACAAACCTCCAGTACATACAAAAGTACTCGAAAATGAGAGATGGGGTAGGAGCCTTCATCAACAAAG GTAAGGCAGGAGTCTGGAAGGGGGTGTTGACGTCGGAAATGAGTGCCAAGATAGACACCATGATGAAGCCGCTCGAAGGGACGGGACTCCAGTACGACTTTCAATAA